gaaatttaAATGAGAGGGTTAACCACTACATATcgtaatcaaaaactttttctaaaggCTATTGTGCTCAGGttttatttattgaatctgtaaaTCAGCGAATAACTGATTGTAAACATCAAACATTTTAATTTCTATATGTAAATTAATCACATTCTACATAAACGTTTGgatgttattgaaatagaagCTTTTAATATGGACACCACAAGAATAATCCACACAAATATGTGTttgattgaaattaaaattgaacAGCTGTTGGTAATTAGGATTGTTTAAATCAAGACATATGCGGAAAACTTGGAATCACAGGAATATGCAGCCCACATTGACTTTTTCATTGATAGTTTCTCTGATATTTGAAGTATCGCTAAACGTGACGACTATGATGTGTTTTATGAAACAAACACAGTTTTGTGTAAACTATTCTTGCCTTTATGTGTTTAAATGACCAGCATGTTAAATCCCTGGAATAAATCTTGCTTTGTATCTCAACTCTCCTGTGTTATTGCAACCGCTTCAAGAACGGTTGTGGCGAATTTATCAGCTTGATAAACTCGCACAGTCGAAATGATTAAAATTTTAGATTCGACTATCGGTTCTCCTTGCCAGCTGTTGTGGTGGCCGTCACAGGAGTAGAAGTTCCATTTCCGTTCGTATTTTGCTGTTGTTTCTGTTTACCCAACGATTCAATAGTTCCATCAACAGTTGGACCATTactaccattattgttgttagCACCATTGCGACCCAGTGGATCCCCTCCACCGATGCCGCCCTTATCATCACGTTCCTTTTGTTCATTCTTATTACTACTGTTGCTACTACTACTATGGTTATTAGTACTACTATTATTACCTGAAGCAGCTTGGGAAGGTGCTACGGCTGGAGGCGTTCCAGCAGCTGCTGGAGCAGTAGCCGGACTACCGCCAGTACCTCCGCCGTTCAATGGGGACTTCTTATCTGCAGCTCCTTCCGCTTCGGGTCCCGGAGGGCCTCCAACGGGAGTGGATTCACTTCGTTTGTCTTCTTTGATTGTATCTGCAGTAGGTTCTTCTGACGCAGGCATTACAGCAGGTCCATTGCTGTCTTGTTCGGGTTTCCCTGTTGCTGCCACCGCTGGTGATCTTCGTTCTTCCGTTACCGCTGCCACTGGCGCCACCGTCGGAGGACCTGTCAGGTCAGATTGTGGTACGGCgattttgattagattggaACTATCTAGTTGTTGAAGCTGGGAAGGAGATGCAGGCACCGGGATACCGGCTTTGGTCAATGACGTAGGTGGCGCCGGGGAGGATCGTGGCGAATCCTGTTTTCGGTGATGATGGGGATGATGATTGTTGTTAATACTAGCGATGTTTGTACTATTTACAGATGACAGCGGTGGGCCACCAACGGCAACGGAAGGAACTGCTGAAGGAGGAACGGAACTGCTATTGATGGATGTTGTTGTCGCTGTTGGTGCTGTTGCGGGTTTTGCGTTGCTGACCGATGATGCAGAATTACTGTTTGGTGGTGTGGGCAAGAGATCAAGAAGTTTTGCATGATGTTGATTTGGGATGCCTATCGTTGAGTAGTAGGGATGGGAGTGTGAAATATGAGAGGGAAGGGCTGCTGTGCTGATAATGGAAGGATGAGATTTTGTTGACAAGGATAACGGAGCTGAATTCAGCTGTGGGGAGCCGGAGGATAATCCTGGAGATCCTGATAAATTAAGAGATACATGAGCCGGCGGCGGTGGAAAATGGCCCATGCTCAAATTTTGAGCACCCGGCAGACCTCCAAGATTTAGACTGTGGTAGTTGGAACTCATCGACGATGGTGGTAAGCTATGACTGTATGCCGCTAAACTAGTTGGAATTGATGGGTGACCACCTAGACTGGTCGGTGGTGTATGCGACATATTCAACGATGATGCTGACGGTTGTTGTGGCACTTGTGGTAGACCTAATCCCATCCCTAGGCTCAACGAAGGATGTAAAGGATGCGAAGGAAGGCCTGGGGCCCTCATTGAAAGTCCTAATCCTGCTGGCAGGCCCATCGGGTAGAATGGCCTCGCCAAAGATGGGTGATGCATTTGCAGATGGGATGCTGCCATCATGCGTTCTCGTTCTCGTTCACGTTCCCTCTCACGTTCTCTCCTTtccctttcttccttttctctcATTTCTCGTTCTCGCTGCTCTTTCTCACGTTGTTCCTTTTCGCGCCTTTCACGCTCTTCTTTTTCTCGTTGCTCCTTCTCCCTCTGTTCGCGTTCTCTTTGTTCTCTCAGTTCCTTTTCCCTCTCCATGGCTTCTCGTGCCTCCCTGGCggctctttcttcttccctcatCCGACGTCGTTCCTCATCCAACTTCATTTGCTCGTGGATGCTCTGGGCACCGATGCCCATACCGGGGATCATTCCGGCGTACAGATTTGGCCCGTATGGAAGAGATGAGTACAGGGGATGTGCCACCGCAGCCGCTGCTACTGCTGCAGCCGAGTGGTGATTGGCCCTCAGCATAAATCGGGGATCCATGTAAATGGACGGATCGTGGTACGCCAGGGCTGCAGGATTGAACATGTTGCCTGTAATCAGCATTGCTTTCAGTGCATTTGTTTGTTGAGGGGGAGTGTTATTATTTCTATACCAACCTGGTGGCAAGCCGGGAATTGAGCCGAAACCGGCATAGGCATCCATGGGGAAGGAACCGGCTGGGTGAGTCAACCGTTCGTCTGGCCTGTATGGTTGGAATCCACTGCGCGCTAGTAGTTCGGTTTGCATTGCACTCGCGCTGGGTGGATTGAGGCGCTGGATCTgttaattagaagaaaaaaaacgcaGTTTAGTTTTGGGCATGTAAATATTACTGTTCGAGACAAGTGCGATTATCGGGCCCTTTCTCTTGTAGGGGATGGGTAAATGCTAAAACAAAACTACTAAAGAATTATAGTTACGAAATTCCGAAGGCGGTGTATTTACTTATCTAGAAGAAAGCGAATGGGAAACATGTTTGGCTCGACATAGTGGCGAAGTCCATTTTTTTTGCGTTGGAAATTAAATTACATTATTGAAGGAAGCCCAACACTATTCATAAAAGTACATTTGGTTTTGGTAAAGTAC
The nucleotide sequence above comes from Armigeres subalbatus isolate Guangzhou_Male chromosome 3, GZ_Asu_2, whole genome shotgun sequence. Encoded proteins:
- the LOC134223746 gene encoding AT-rich interactive domain-containing protein 1B isoform X3, which translates into the protein MTLKQCVPEAQRKYQIRKRQPTQERAATFVCYTCGSDTLSSQLRLVYCCPNAEREPYFPFIKTMKAPANASPISPQGMVQICSTCNKKNEHLSEGGTVSNVEERYPSPSKMTSSVINEVVRFKPYESPSGLPGPLRDQKDYRRDSRPNTPPHSQGPVENGHVFSCYICKNNFPPLSMEWLSTSAEHMNSHAMHFPCLKGNNDQGPGRVLACKNCVQNLTMQWETMDAERVPLEHRKYIIPSPTPNSISPGGGSVVVGQHRPPIALATPPTTPAGSNAPSTSVYCFVCGLHSELNFARLIYANKEGSRPYFPFLLKHKSPPNAEQLRSDSSALVCTFCYHSLLNQWRKHEAQNTVPPGSREYNFHDYCCHLCGITTYRKRVRALPIREYPFVANRKSDGLLLENGDFAVVCLDCYEGLRQQSAEYDRWGVAIEKREYNWVAQPPPPEDSPDVAVARLPSGERTDKVNKNSQIRPIPNKKNCSPKQVSNDKQRDAIPSKLAQKRPVTSPAPPVPSPQLPQHHPSSVSPHANHIVGSNHLPPSAGAGPPGAHGTPVGVVQPSPNSSIQNASGGGGANSGNSRGSFAAALRNLAKQADVKDDEPGGGGGGGGGGPGGGGGGGPDRIAGDGRGNPAAQMDVRRQVVDGRDLNDSRGGSLQESRVRSADVARGSDPKKRSSPQPPEKIQRLNPPSASAMQTELLARSGFQPYRPDERLTHPAGSFPMDAYAGFGSIPGLPPGNMFNPAALAYHDPSIYMDPRFMLRANHHSAAAVAAAAVAHPLYSSLPYGPNLYAGMIPGMGIGAQSIHEQMKLDEERRRMREEERAAREAREAMEREKELREQREREQREKEQREKEERERREKEQREKEQREREMREKEERERRERERERERERERMMAASHLQMHHPSLARPFYPMGLPAGLGLSMRAPGLPSHPLHPSLSLGMGLGLPQVPQQPSASSLNMSHTPPTSLGGHPSIPTSLAAYSHSLPPSSMSSNYHSLNLGGLPGAQNLSMGHFPPPPAHVSLNLSGSPGLSSGSPQLNSAPLSLSTKSHPSIISTAALPSHISHSHPYYSTIGIPNQHHAKLLDLLPTPPNSNSASSVSNAKPATAPTATTTSINSSSVPPSAVPSVAVGGPPLSSVNSTNIASINNNHHPHHHRKQDSPRSSPAPPTSLTKAGIPVPASPSQLQQLDSSNLIKIAVPQSDLTGPPTVAPVAAVTEERRSPAVAATGKPEQDSNGPAVMPASEEPTADTIKEDKRSESTPVGGPPGPEAEGAADKKSPLNGGGTGGSPATAPAAAGTPPAVAPSQAASGNNSSTNNHSSSSNSSNKNEQKERDDKGGIGGGDPLGRNGANNNNGSNGPTVDGTIESLGKQKQQQNTNGNGTSTPVTATTTAGKENR